The sequence below is a genomic window from Acetobacter vaccinii.
GCCGCCAAGCCGTGAAGGGCCGCGGGTAAACGAAGAAATCCGTGTGCCGCAAGTTCGACTGATTGACGAAAACGGCGAAATGGCTGGCATCATGACCGTGCGGGATGCTCTGGCCCGTGCGTATGGTGTCGGCCTTGACCTGCTGGAAATCAGCCCTAACGCTGAGCCGCCTGTCGCGAAGATTCTCGACTACGGCAAGTTCAAATACGAACAGCAGAAAAAGCGCAACGAAGCCAAGAAAAAGCAGAAGGTCATCGAGATCAAGGAAGTCAAGGTTCGCCCGAATATCGACGAAAATGACTACCAGGTCAAAATGCGCGCCATCAAAAGCTTTATTGGCGACGGCGACAAGGTCAAGGTCACGCTGCGTTTCCGTGGTCGTGAAATGGCGCACCAGGAACTGGGGATCAAGGTTCTGGAGCGTGTACGCCTTGAAGTGGAAGAGCTGGTAAAAGTTGAGCAGATGCCGCGTCTTGAAAACCGGCAGATGATCATGGTGCTGGCACCACGCTGACCCCTGCTGGCCCTTACCCAGGCACGGCTTGGGGCAAGGGCAGGTAAGGTGTTTTTAAAGCCCTGTGGCCTTAGCCGCAGGGCTTTTTTGTGCATTGTGTGCGGCCTGGATGCGGTGGAACAGCCGTGTGTTCTGTTACAAAAAACACGACCGTGTCTGGCATGGGTCTGGGTGGCTGCTTACGCCGTGCCTGCAACTGAGCCGCCCCCTGCCAAACGACTGTTGGCAGGGTGGCCGTGCTGTCAGTGGGTCAGAATGACCGTGGCATTGCCACGGGCCCGCACGGTCTGTGTTTCTTCAGTGCTGCTGGGGGGAGTAGTGTCTGCGCTACTGCGTGCCGCCATCATCATGACAGGCATGGGGCGGATGGGCGTGAATTCTGAAAAATTGAGAGTTTCAAACCGCGCCACATGCAGGCCAAGAGACGCCGCCAGTGTTTCGGCCTGTTTTTGCAGGTCCGTGACAGCGTTCTTCTCGGCCTCCAGCAGCAGCCCCTGTCGCCGGGACTCGGACAGAGACCATTCCAGCCCTTCCAGAATCAAGCCGCTGGCCTGGAGTTCACCCGCCAGGGGGAGAAGAGCCTGACCATCACTGGCAGTTAATGTCAGGGATTGCTGGGCTGTCCAGAATGGCCGCGCCTTGTCGGGCCGGGTTTGAGACACGGAGTAGTTCAACGCCGCACTTTTCAGCCCCTTGACCTTGCTGCTCGTAGCCATGGCGCGGCTGATCTGGGCGTTAACGGACTGTTGTGCTGCGGCAGGGCTTTTGCCTTGGGCTTCAACACGGAAGGTGGCGGTAATCTGGTCTGGCGGGGCCTGCACTGTGCCTTCCGCGCTGATATGCAGTTTTGTTTCAGCCGCCGGGCTGGCCGTCTGGGCAAGCCCTGTTGCGGGCATACCAAGGGCCAGAGCAGTCATAAAACCCAGAGTGCGGGCCTGACCATGAAACCGGAATGAATGAAACATTAGGGAGAGCTTCCTTTCAGGATCCGGACCGCACGCCTGAGGCGGGTCAGCCCGATGCGGATGTTGCCGTTACGGCACAGGGTCAGGCCACTTTGTCGTAGGCCTGCGACAATGGGTGATGGCTGAAGCTGATAGGAGTCCACCTCCTGCGCCAGGGCAAGACAAAAAGGAAGACTGTCGGATGTAACGGCGACAGAGGCCTGCGGTTTCTGGGTCTCGATAGGGAAGGGTATCCCGCCGGGGCCAAAAGCAGGCAGGTTGTTTTTCCAGCCGCACCAGTCGTGCCAGGCCGTGGCACCACAGCTGATACTAAGTGTAAGCACGAGAATCAGGCGGGATTGCATGACAAAACTATGGAAATATGACTGCCTGAATTTCAAGGAAACTTGTCGCGCTGAACGATCTATTAACGAAGTGGCGTCAGGAGCCGTTGAGAATCAGCTACTCTGCCTGTCTTCAGCAGGTGGGGCGGCAACAACGGGCAGGTCCAGGGTGACGACAAGGCCCGGCGTATTATCAGCCAGCGCCATGGTGCCACCATGCAGGTGCACAATGGCCTGCACCAGTGTCAGCCCAAGGCCGGAACCGGCAGTCGTACGGGCTTTTTCTGCCCGGAAAAAGCGTTCCGGGGCCAGTGCCATTTCCGCAGCAGACATGCCAATGCCCCGGTCCCGTATTTCCAGCCGGAAAACCTGATTGGATGCACTGTCTGTGGGGGGCTCAACAGTCTGCAAGCTGACGCTCAGGGTAATACAGGTCTGTGGCGCGGAAAATTTAATGGCATTGTCCAGCAGGTTGGCCACCACCTGCTGGATCATCGTCCGGTCACCAAAGAAGGGAAGTTGGGCGGGTAAGGAGGTTGTCAGGCTCAGCCCTCGGTCTTCTGCCAGGGCGTCGTAGAGTTCGATGGTGTCCTGTATGGCGGGCACAAGGTCAAAGTGGGAAAAGGCCGACCGTCTGACGCCCGATTCAATCTGTGCGACCCGCAGCATGGCGCTGCAAATGCCAGCAACGTTGTCCAGGTTCAGGATAGCCTGGTCAATGGCCAGGCGCAGATCGTCCTCGGTTCGGGCATGGCGGGCGGCGTTTTCAAGCTCGGCCCGCGCACGGGTAATGGGTGTGCGCAGGTCATGTGCAATATTGTTGGAAACCTGTGTGACCCCTGCCATCAGGCGGCAGATGCGGTCCAGCATGTCGTTGATGGTGCGGGCGACGTCATCCAGTTCATCTTCCGCGCCGCGGAGGGGAATGCGTTGTGAGATATCACCACGTGTAATGGCAACAGTCGTGTGGTTGATGGAGTGGATAATCCTGCGGAACATGGCGCGGATTGCCCAGCCACCACTGGCGGCGAGGAGTGCGACCACACCACAGGTCCACAGTAGGATATTGTTGAAAATACGCTGGAATTGCGCCCGCCCGCGTATGTCGCGCCCGACTAGCAGACGGTAGCCATCGGGCAATAACCAGGCTCTTAGACGTGCCTGATTGCTCTCGCCATCCCGTTGGACATTGAGGGTGTACCAGGTGTCTTCCCGCTGCAAGGAGGACGGCCAGTGGGCGAGGTTGCCTGCGATGATCCTGCCATCCGGGCTGCACAGCAGGTAGAGGGCATCATCATCAAGGTCCTGTGCAAGACGCATGTTGATGGTTTCGGCCAGACCACCCAGCCCTGTGGTGGTCCATGTGGCCAGCAGGGCGCTGGCGTCGAGCATGGTGGAGTGTTCGGTCCGCTGTTCCAGCATCCCGATGGTGCTCCACCAGATCACAGACAGGAACAGCAGGGTAGAGGTGATGAACAGGGCCCCGTAAGCAAGGCCGAACACCATGCTGACAGACTTCAGCCATGCAAAGCGGGAGGGACGCTGGGTGTTCTGGCCTGCGGTCATTCCTGTAGAACGTAGCCAGCATTCCTGACGGTGTGCACCAGTGGCTGGTCGAAAGGCTTGTCTATTTTCTGCCGCAGGCGGGAAATATGGACATCAATCACATTGGTCTGGGGGTCGAAGTGATAGTCCCAGACACCTTCAAGCAGCATGGTGCGGGTCACAACCTGCCCGGCATGGCGCATCAGAAATTCCAGCAGTCGGAATTCCCGAGGTTGCAGGTCTATCTTCTGGTTGGCGCGCCGCACCGTGCGCGAGAGCAGGTCCATCTCCAGGTCCGAGACACTTAGCCGCGTCTGGGGCAACTGTTCACTGCGGTTGCGGCGGATCAGGGCTTCCAGTCTGGCCTGAAGCTCGGAAAAGGAGAAAGGCTTGGTAACGTAGTCGTCTCCACCAGCTTTGAGCCCGGCTACTTTTTCATCCACATCTGCCATGGCTGACAGCAGCAGGACGGGGGTGCTGTCGCCAGCACCGCGCAGGGTGGACAGCACATGCACACCGTCCATGCCGCCGGGCAGCATCCGGTCGAGAATAATCACATCGAATCGTTCAGCCCCGGCAAGGGCCAGTGCCTGCCGACCGTCTTCTGTGTAGGCGACCTGGTGTCCGGCTTCTTCCAGTCCTTTGGTAATGAGAGTGCGGACAGTTTGATCATCTTCCACGAGAAGAACGCGCATGAACAGTCCTCAGAAGTCGCAAAATACTTGCATAAACTTTATCGTCATCCCGGTTTCCTGTCACGGTTTCTTGCTACACGCGGTCTGTGTCCGACAGTTCTTCTGTCACGCCGTCAAGAATGGACAAAAGGACCGCCGTCAGCGGCGAGGCAAAAATAAGCCCTGGAAAGCCGAGGATAGAACCAAACAGGGTCTGTGACAGCACCGTCAGGGCCGGGGGCATCTGCACCGCATGGCGTTGGATGACAGGGGCTAGCACGTTGCCTTCAAAAAACTGGATGACACTATAAAGCACGGCAACCATGATAGTTTCGCGCGTGCCAAGTGGCAGGGCCAGCAGCAGGGCAGGCACAGCCCCCATGATCGCGCCGATATAGGGTATGAAATTGCAGAGCCCGGCCAGCACACCCAGCGCCAGTGGCAGCGGCACACCAATAAACCATAGCCCGATGGCAGAGAGCGACCCCACCACCAGCATGTCCAGCGACTGTCCGGCCACCCACGCCCATAGGGTGCGGCCTGCCCGCAGGACCAGACTGCGCATGTGCGGGCGCTTGGCGGGGGGGATCAGGCGGAGCATGCCATTGGCATAGGTCGCGGGGGACATGGCAAAATACAGCCCCGCAATCAGCACGACCAGGATGGTCCCCAGCGCCCCGAAAGCTGACCCCAGCATACCGGTCATGGACCCGGCAATGCGCGACCCAAGCGAGGCCAGGCTGCTTTCGCTCCCGTTTTGCTGCCCGCCCATGGAGGTGGGCAGATATTTCAGGATCATCTGACCTGTGGGATCATTTTTCAGGGCAGTACGCAGGGCCGCTTCCTGCTGGCGCAGGGCTTCTTGCAGCCTGATGGCTTCGTTGGCGATGGAGGGGCCGCTGTTCCAGAGCAGGAAGGCGCCGCTACACAGCACGGCCATGACAACAATGCCCAGCGCCCAGCCGTAGGACAGGCGCAGGTGGCGGACCAGAATGTTGGACAGGCCATGCAGCACGACCGCACATAAGACGGAGGCAAAAACCACCATCAGCACATCGCCCAGCAGCCAGATCAGCATGCCAATGGCCAGTGTGGCGAGTGTTGCGCGCAGGAGTCGGACCAGGGCGTCCTGCCATGGCAGTTCCTGCCCCGAAGGGGGGGTATCTTGCGGTATGGGGTCTGAGGCCATGCAGAAAAGCTCTTTCAGAATGGAGGTCTGCTGTGTAACGGCTGTCTGCAGGCTTCGTGGCGCGCAGTGCATAATGTTTTGCATTCTTAGGCATGACTGTCGCGGGCTGAGAAGAAAATTCTGTGGAATCAGGAGCGGAAACTGACAATGTCTGGCAGGAAAGACGGAGGGCTGGCGGCTGCCTCCAAGGCCATTCTTGCCCTGGCGGTAGGCACCTTTGCCATCGGCACGGGGGAATTTGCGGCCATGGGGCTGCTGCCCCAGATGGCGCAGAGCATGCACACGGATATTCCACAGACCGGGCAGGCTATTTCAGCCTATGCGCTGGGGGTGGTTGTTGGCGCTCCGCTGATTGCGGTTGTGGCTGCGCGCATGTCCCGCCGGTCGTTGCTGGTGGGGCTTATGGCGTGGTTTGCTGTTACAAACGGTCTGGGTACACTGGCTGGCACTTTGGGCATGCTGGATCTGGCCCGCTTTATCAGTGGCCTGCCGCATGGTGCTTTTATGGGGGTTGCCGCGCTTGTGGCCGCAGGGCTGGTCGAGCGCGGTTATCGGGGCCGGGCAGTCGGGCGGGTGTTTTCGGGCCTGACCATTGCCAATGTTGTGGGCGCACCGCTGGCGACGTATGTCGGCGGCAGCATGAACTGGCGTCTGGCCTATGTGCTGATCGGGCTTATTGGGGCCGCATGCTGCCTGATGGTGCTGGCATGGGTGCCCTATGACCAACCTAACCGTGCGCGCTCGGCCATTTCGGAACTGGCAGCTTTTAGCCGCAAGCAGGTCTGGTACGTCATGGGCACGGTGGCTGTGGGGTGTGGGGGCATGTTTTGCGTGTACACCTACTTCTCCGTAACCTTGCAGGAGGTCACCGGGGTACCAACCTGGGGCGTGCCGCTGTTTCAGGCCATCTGGGGTGTTGGCATGTGCGTTGGGGCATGGGCTGGCGGCTATCTGATGGACAAAAGCCTGAAGTGGACGACGGTAGGAGCATTCCTGTGGAATGCTTTTGCGCTGGGGCTGTTTGCGCTGGTGGCGCATAATATCTGGCTGACAGCGCTGGCGGTTTTTATGCTGGGTGGTGGTATCGCTCTGTCCCCGGCCATGCAGGTCAGGCTGATGGATGTTGCGGCCGATGCCCAGACTTTGGCGGCATCCATGAACCATGCAGCCTTTAATCTGGCCAATGCCCTTGGGGCGTGGCTGGGCGGGGTTGTTCTGGCATCCGGCTTTGGCCTGTCGGATACAGGCTGGGCAGGTATGGGCCTGTCCCTTGTCGGGCTGCTGCTTTTTGCGTTGTCCCTGCTGTCGGAAAAGCGTGACAACAGCCGGACTGCGACGGCTCACAGGTAAAGCCGTCCATGTGCCTTGCCCGTGCAGGGCGGCTCTGCCGTGCACGGGAATAAGGGGGCTTACACCGGGGAGGGGGATTATCCTTCCTCGTTCTGGGCTTCTTCCATGTCGCTCTGGGCGTTCAGCCAGAGTTCTTCCTGCTCTTCCTGTTCCTTGCCGATAGCGGCAAGGCGTGTGTTCAGGCGCGTGACTTCGGCCGCTTTGCCGTCCGCGTATAGGGCAGGGTCGGCCAGTGTGGTTTCCAGGCGGGCACGTTCATCCGCCAGCTTGGCCAGTCGGGCTTCGGCATCCTTGATAATCTTGCGCAAAGGGGCCAAAGCCTTGCGGCTTTCGGCGCGTTCACGCCTGTCTTCCTTGCGACTGGTGGGCTGGCTGCTGTCCTGACGTGGGCGGCTGGCAGCGCGGTTGCGTTCCAGCAGCCAGCTTCGGTATTCGGTCATATCCCCTTCGAACGGGGTTACCTTGCCATCCGCCACCAGCCAGAGGCGGTCGGCCACAAGTTCGACCAGGTGGGGGTCATGGCTGATCAGCACCACCGCCCCCTCATAATCCGCCAGAGCGCGGATAAGCGCATCGCGCGCGTCGAGGTCAAGGTGGTTGGTGGGTTCGTCCAGCAGCAGAATCTGGGGGGCGTCCCGCGTGGCCAGAGCCAGCAGCAGGCGGGCTTTTTCCCCCCCGGACAGGTCACGCACCTGGGTTTCTGCCCGCTGGGCATCCAGCCCAAAACGCGCAAGCTGGGCCCGTACGACCGGGGGCGTGGCCTTGGGCAGGGCGCGTGCCATGTGGTCTACTGGCGTTTGTTCCAGACGGAGTTCTTCAGCCTGATGCTGGGCGAAATAGCCGATCTTCAGGCGTGGGTTGCGCTCCACTGTGCCTGAGAGAGGGTCCAGACGCCCGGCAATCAGCTTGACCAGGGTGGATTTGCCGTTGCCATTGGCTCCCAGCAGGGCAATGCGATCTTCCATATCCAGCCGCATGGACAGGTTGGACAGAATACTGCGCCCGTCATACCCCACGCTGGCCCGCTCCATGCGGAGGATGGGGGGCGGCAGACCTTCAGGTTCGGGGAAAGAGAACTGGGTGGCCGCGTCCTCGACTACCGACTCGATTACAGGTAGTTTTTCAAGCGCTTTCAGGCGGGCCTGAGCCTGCTTGGCCTTGGTGGCCTTGGCGCGAAAGCGGTCGACAAAGGACTGCATATGCGCCCGCCGAGCCGCAATTTTTTCAGCCTGACGGGTTTGCTGCAACGCGTGCTCGGTGCGGATGCGCACAAAGTTCTCGTATCCACCGGGGGTCAGGGTCAGGTGGCCACGGTCCAGATGGGCAATGGCATCCACGCAGGAATCGAGCAGGCCACGGTCATGGCTGACAATCAGCGCAGCGCCTGAGAAGCGGCGCAGCCAGTCCTCCAGCCACAGTGTGGCTTCCAGGTCCAGGTGGTTTGTCGGCTCGTCCAGCAGCAGCAGGTCAGGCTCAAGGAACAGCGCTGTGGCAAGCGAGACACGCATGCGCCAGCCGCCTGAAAAGTCGGAAACAGGGCGGGCCTGGGCTGCGGCGTCAAACCCCAACCCGGACAGGACAGAGGCCGCGCGGGCCGGGGCGCTGTCGGCCTGGATCGCGCGCAGGCGTTCATGAATTTCGGCAATCCGCATGGGGTCGGAGGCCTGCTCGGACTCGGCCAGCAGGGCGCTGCGTTCCAGATCGCCCGCCAGCACGGTGTCCAGCAGGGAGGCACCGTCAGACGGGGCTTCCTGCTTGATGCGCGCCATGCGCGCGCGGGAGGACAGGCGGATTTCCCCCCCATCGGGGGGGATGTCTCCGGCTATGGCAGCCAGCAGGGTGGACTTGCCAGCCCCATTGCGCCCGACAAGCCCGACCTTGCGGCCGGGGTCGATGGACAGGCTGGCATGGTCCAGCAGGAGGCGGCCCGCCATGCGGAGGGTCAGGTCGGAGATGACAAGAAGGCTCAACGTGGCACTCGTTTCTAGCGGAATCGGATCATTACATTCTGGCAGGTACCTACCAGCCCGCGCCGATATGCTCTAGATGGTGCGTGAACCGGCACCACAGTGTGGCGGATATTGAACAGGAGAGCCCAATGGCTAAGGAACGCACCCTTTCCATCATTAAGCCCGACGCAACGCGCCGCAACCTGACCGGCAAGATCAATGCCGTGTTCGAAGATGCAGGTCTGAGCATTGTTGCCCAGAAGCGCGTCCAGCTGACCCCGGCCCAGGCTGGCGCGTTTTACGCTGTGCACAAGGAACGCCCCTTCTACAACGATCTGGTGTCCTTCATGATCTCCGGCCCGGTTGTGCTGCAGGTGCTCGAAGGCGAAAACGCCGTCGCCAAGAACCGTGAAGTCATGGGCGCTACCGACCCCAGCAAGGCCGAAGCCAACACCGTGCGCGCGCAGTTTGCAGAAAGCATCGAAGCCAACTCCGTGCATGGCTCCGACAGCGCTGAGAACGCTGCTAACGAAATCCGCTTCTTCTTTGCTGAAACGGAAATCCTGCCGTAATCCTGCCTTCGGGTATGATTGCACGACGGGCGCCCCTGCCATGCAGGTGGCGCCCGTTTCTGTTTTGGGCGTGTGTACAAGCCCCCACAGCCAGATAAACGCCCCACGCATGGGAGGTGCCGCCCACCAGACCACGACGGTCACGGTGTTTGTACTTTAGGGAGTCAGACCATCTGATACACTCATTACGCGGGCCGTGCCGGTAACCCCGACAGGCATGGCGGCTGGTCCGTTCCTGCGGAAAGGAATGTCATGAAAGTTCTGGCGGTTCATCCCAGCGCCCTCATGTATACCAAGGTCTTCCTACGGCTGGAGCCTCTGGGCCTGGAACTGGTGGCAGGGGCTGCGCGCAATGCGGGCCATGATGTCCGGATTATCGACCTTCAGGTTGAAACGCATGATGACTACTGGGCACTGCTGGAGGATTTCCAGCCCGATGTTGTCTGCTATTCCGGCAGCTACCTTGCCAATGTGCCCGAAATTCTCGACCTGTGCCGGGCTACCCGCTACCGTATTCCAACCGTTGTGCAGGTTATTGGCGGGCATTCGGTCTCCTTTATTGCGCGGGATGTGCTGGAACTGGCTGAAGGCACGGTCAACTGCATTCTCAAGGGCGAGGGCGATGCAACCATCGGCCTGCTACTGGATGCCGTCGGCAAGGGGGAGGATATTCTGACCGTCCCAGGGGTCGTGACACTGGACGGGGAAGGGCCACCACCTGTTTTTGTGCAATCCTTGGATGATATCCGCCCTGCGCGAGACCTTTTGCGGCACCGCAAAAAATACTTCATCGGGACATTGGACCCTGCGGCATCAATTGAGTTTGCGCGTGG
It includes:
- the infC gene encoding translation initiation factor IF-3; amino-acid sequence: MARSPYPAPPSREGPRVNEEIRVPQVRLIDENGEMAGIMTVRDALARAYGVGLDLLEISPNAEPPVAKILDYGKFKYEQQKKRNEAKKKQKVIEIKEVKVRPNIDENDYQVKMRAIKSFIGDGDKVKVTLRFRGREMAHQELGIKVLERVRLEVEELVKVEQMPRLENRQMIMVLAPR
- a CDS encoding SIMPL domain-containing protein (The SIMPL domain is named for its presence in mouse protein SIMPL (signalling molecule that associates with mouse pelle-like kinase). Bacterial member BP26, from Brucella, was shown to assemble into a channel-like structure, while YggE from E. coli has been associated with resistance to oxidative stress.), with product MFHSFRFHGQARTLGFMTALALGMPATGLAQTASPAAETKLHISAEGTVQAPPDQITATFRVEAQGKSPAAAQQSVNAQISRAMATSSKVKGLKSAALNYSVSQTRPDKARPFWTAQQSLTLTASDGQALLPLAGELQASGLILEGLEWSLSESRRQGLLLEAEKNAVTDLQKQAETLAASLGLHVARFETLNFSEFTPIRPMPVMMMAARSSADTTPPSSTEETQTVRARGNATVILTH
- a CDS encoding sensor histidine kinase, encoding MTAGQNTQRPSRFAWLKSVSMVFGLAYGALFITSTLLFLSVIWWSTIGMLEQRTEHSTMLDASALLATWTTTGLGGLAETINMRLAQDLDDDALYLLCSPDGRIIAGNLAHWPSSLQREDTWYTLNVQRDGESNQARLRAWLLPDGYRLLVGRDIRGRAQFQRIFNNILLWTCGVVALLAASGGWAIRAMFRRIIHSINHTTVAITRGDISQRIPLRGAEDELDDVARTINDMLDRICRLMAGVTQVSNNIAHDLRTPITRARAELENAARHARTEDDLRLAIDQAILNLDNVAGICSAMLRVAQIESGVRRSAFSHFDLVPAIQDTIELYDALAEDRGLSLTTSLPAQLPFFGDRTMIQQVVANLLDNAIKFSAPQTCITLSVSLQTVEPPTDSASNQVFRLEIRDRGIGMSAAEMALAPERFFRAEKARTTAGSGLGLTLVQAIVHLHGGTMALADNTPGLVVTLDLPVVAAPPAEDRQSS
- a CDS encoding response regulator transcription factor translates to MRVLLVEDDQTVRTLITKGLEEAGHQVAYTEDGRQALALAGAERFDVIILDRMLPGGMDGVHVLSTLRGAGDSTPVLLLSAMADVDEKVAGLKAGGDDYVTKPFSFSELQARLEALIRRNRSEQLPQTRLSVSDLEMDLLSRTVRRANQKIDLQPREFRLLEFLMRHAGQVVTRTMLLEGVWDYHFDPQTNVIDVHISRLRQKIDKPFDQPLVHTVRNAGYVLQE
- a CDS encoding AI-2E family transporter — translated: MLIWLLGDVLMVVFASVLCAVVLHGLSNILVRHLRLSYGWALGIVVMAVLCSGAFLLWNSGPSIANEAIRLQEALRQQEAALRTALKNDPTGQMILKYLPTSMGGQQNGSESSLASLGSRIAGSMTGMLGSAFGALGTILVVLIAGLYFAMSPATYANGMLRLIPPAKRPHMRSLVLRAGRTLWAWVAGQSLDMLVVGSLSAIGLWFIGVPLPLALGVLAGLCNFIPYIGAIMGAVPALLLALPLGTRETIMVAVLYSVIQFFEGNVLAPVIQRHAVQMPPALTVLSQTLFGSILGFPGLIFASPLTAVLLSILDGVTEELSDTDRV
- a CDS encoding MFS transporter — protein: MSGRKDGGLAAASKAILALAVGTFAIGTGEFAAMGLLPQMAQSMHTDIPQTGQAISAYALGVVVGAPLIAVVAARMSRRSLLVGLMAWFAVTNGLGTLAGTLGMLDLARFISGLPHGAFMGVAALVAAGLVERGYRGRAVGRVFSGLTIANVVGAPLATYVGGSMNWRLAYVLIGLIGAACCLMVLAWVPYDQPNRARSAISELAAFSRKQVWYVMGTVAVGCGGMFCVYTYFSVTLQEVTGVPTWGVPLFQAIWGVGMCVGAWAGGYLMDKSLKWTTVGAFLWNAFALGLFALVAHNIWLTALAVFMLGGGIALSPAMQVRLMDVAADAQTLAASMNHAAFNLANALGAWLGGVVLASGFGLSDTGWAGMGLSLVGLLLFALSLLSEKRDNSRTATAHR
- a CDS encoding ABC-F family ATP-binding cassette domain-containing protein, which encodes MSLLVISDLTLRMAGRLLLDHASLSIDPGRKVGLVGRNGAGKSTLLAAIAGDIPPDGGEIRLSSRARMARIKQEAPSDGASLLDTVLAGDLERSALLAESEQASDPMRIAEIHERLRAIQADSAPARAASVLSGLGFDAAAQARPVSDFSGGWRMRVSLATALFLEPDLLLLDEPTNHLDLEATLWLEDWLRRFSGAALIVSHDRGLLDSCVDAIAHLDRGHLTLTPGGYENFVRIRTEHALQQTRQAEKIAARRAHMQSFVDRFRAKATKAKQAQARLKALEKLPVIESVVEDAATQFSFPEPEGLPPPILRMERASVGYDGRSILSNLSMRLDMEDRIALLGANGNGKSTLVKLIAGRLDPLSGTVERNPRLKIGYFAQHQAEELRLEQTPVDHMARALPKATPPVVRAQLARFGLDAQRAETQVRDLSGGEKARLLLALATRDAPQILLLDEPTNHLDLDARDALIRALADYEGAVVLISHDPHLVELVADRLWLVADGKVTPFEGDMTEYRSWLLERNRAASRPRQDSSQPTSRKEDRRERAESRKALAPLRKIIKDAEARLAKLADERARLETTLADPALYADGKAAEVTRLNTRLAAIGKEQEEQEELWLNAQSDMEEAQNEEG
- the ndk gene encoding nucleoside-diphosphate kinase; this encodes MAKERTLSIIKPDATRRNLTGKINAVFEDAGLSIVAQKRVQLTPAQAGAFYAVHKERPFYNDLVSFMISGPVVLQVLEGENAVAKNREVMGATDPSKAEANTVRAQFAESIEANSVHGSDSAENAANEIRFFFAETEILP